One Phocaeicola dorei genomic region harbors:
- the ccsA gene encoding cytochrome c biogenesis protein, with protein MKLLKRTAFSLLGILLLILTIATILEKIYGTDFVNEYIYSSVPFVILWGVTAITSLLYIIKSKLHRQPVIFLLHLSLLFILAGAFTTWIYGEQGTMRVRQGEQQTSFTDSKGISHQLPFSITLNQFEIIYYKGTLAPMDFISHISVADKDCHRQIQGKVSMNHIFSYQHYRFYQSGYSEDNEGSVFSVSHDPYGIGITYAGYTLLLLSTVFFFFSPQSRFRQLLKSPLLHRSLTVILLLFAFSLNSNFLKANSPSPKVLPREVAEHFGDLYILYNNRICPLQTFARDFTVKLYGSSSYKGLTPEEVLTGWLFYYDSWKNEPIIRIKSNEARKLLEIEGNYARLKDYISTINEYKLEKMMNHIRSGEQVTDKRGIEEADEKFNIINLVCTGAMMKIFPCRNIAGKTLEWYSQSDQLPQDMDNDKWVFIRKSMSYVNEMIVMKKYNDACLLLEKIKKYQQKECDGLLPADNKFKAEKIYNQFDYSKSVAMACICIGLICFIYYCHCMASQKRTSRKAIIILNILLWIVFTYLSAAICLRGYVSNHLPLSNGFETMQFMAWCTLLLTFLLQRKFAMLLPFGFLLCGLTLMVSMLGESNPQITQLMPVLQSPLLSIHVVVIMIAYSLLAFIMLNGVTAVILHQSQKECKEQIERLQIISQIILYPAIFLLAIGIFIGAVWANVSWGRYWGWDPKEVWALITMLVYALALHPRSLPWFHRTMFFHVFCITAFITVLITYFGVNFLLGGMHSYANG; from the coding sequence ATGAAATTATTAAAACGAACTGCCTTCAGTCTGCTAGGCATATTACTTCTGATTCTTACTATAGCTACTATATTGGAAAAAATATATGGTACGGACTTTGTAAACGAGTATATCTACAGTTCCGTACCTTTTGTCATTTTATGGGGAGTAACCGCAATTACTTCCTTATTATACATCATAAAAAGCAAACTGCATCGTCAGCCTGTTATTTTTTTGCTTCATCTTTCTCTTCTCTTTATATTGGCAGGGGCATTCACCACATGGATATATGGAGAACAAGGCACTATGCGTGTCCGCCAAGGAGAACAACAGACCTCTTTCACCGATTCCAAAGGAATTTCCCACCAGCTACCTTTCAGCATCACACTAAACCAATTTGAAATTATTTATTACAAAGGAACCTTGGCTCCAATGGACTTTATCAGTCATATTTCAGTAGCAGACAAAGACTGCCACCGCCAGATACAGGGGAAGGTTTCCATGAATCATATATTTTCATACCAGCACTATCGCTTTTATCAATCAGGCTACAGTGAAGATAATGAAGGAAGCGTATTTAGTGTATCTCATGATCCTTATGGCATAGGAATCACTTATGCAGGATATACTTTATTGCTACTTTCCACCGTTTTCTTTTTCTTCAGCCCGCAAAGTCGGTTCCGCCAACTGCTGAAAAGCCCTTTGCTACACAGAAGCTTGACAGTCATCTTGCTTTTATTCGCATTCAGTCTCAACAGTAATTTTCTCAAAGCAAACAGTCCATCCCCCAAGGTGCTTCCGCGCGAAGTAGCCGAACATTTTGGAGATTTATATATTTTATACAACAACCGTATCTGTCCTTTACAAACCTTTGCCCGTGATTTTACAGTCAAACTTTACGGTAGTTCCTCATATAAAGGACTGACACCAGAAGAAGTACTTACCGGATGGCTGTTTTATTATGACAGTTGGAAAAATGAACCAATTATACGAATCAAGAGTAATGAAGCCCGTAAATTACTGGAAATAGAAGGGAATTACGCCAGGCTGAAAGACTATATCAGTACCATTAATGAATACAAGCTGGAAAAAATGATGAACCATATCCGTTCAGGAGAACAGGTGACTGACAAACGAGGCATAGAAGAAGCTGATGAGAAATTCAATATCATCAATTTAGTATGTACCGGTGCCATGATGAAAATATTCCCTTGTCGCAATATAGCCGGAAAGACATTGGAATGGTATTCGCAAAGCGACCAATTACCTCAAGATATGGATAATGACAAATGGGTATTCATTCGTAAATCTATGAGTTATGTAAACGAAATGATTGTGATGAAAAAGTACAATGATGCCTGCCTGTTATTAGAAAAAATCAAGAAATACCAGCAGAAAGAGTGTGACGGACTGCTTCCTGCAGATAATAAATTCAAGGCTGAGAAAATATATAATCAATTTGATTATAGCAAATCTGTCGCCATGGCATGTATTTGCATCGGCCTGATATGTTTTATCTATTATTGCCATTGCATGGCATCGCAAAAGAGAACAAGCCGGAAGGCAATCATAATATTGAATATTTTGCTATGGATTGTTTTTACCTATTTGTCGGCTGCTATCTGCCTGCGTGGTTATGTGAGCAATCATCTGCCATTGTCCAACGGCTTCGAAACCATGCAGTTCATGGCATGGTGTACGCTATTGCTCACTTTTCTGCTACAACGTAAATTCGCAATGTTGCTCCCTTTCGGTTTCCTGCTTTGCGGACTTACGCTGATGGTATCCATGCTGGGAGAATCAAACCCACAAATCACACAACTGATGCCGGTTCTGCAATCTCCATTATTGAGTATCCACGTAGTAGTTATCATGATCGCTTATTCGCTGCTGGCATTTATCATGCTGAATGGTGTAACAGCGGTCATACTCCACCAATCACAGAAAGAATGCAAAGAACAAATAGAACGATTGCAGATAATAAGCCAAATAATTCTTTATCCGGCAATTTTCTTACTCGCTATCGGTATTTTCATTGGTGCTGTATGGGCAAACGTATCATGGGGACGCTATTGGGGATGGGATCCTAAAGAAGTATGGGCCTTAATCACCATGCTGGTATATGCCTTGGCACTGCATCCGAGATCACTGCCATGGTTTCATCGCACCATGTTTTTTCATGTTTTCTGTATAACTGCTTTTATAACAGTACTGATTACTTACTTCGGAGTGAATTTTCTGTTAGGAGGAATGCATAGCTACGCAAACGGATAG
- a CDS encoding di-heme oxidoredictase family protein, with protein sequence MNKLFKIHWLAALCGLTMLSLTACNDDDNPENKSPEVNPDINVNVETYAGGELGTTFNNSASAYEDPTPATENAGMTDKFKYGEYFFERSYTQNSKPFNGLGPLYIRNSCMNCHPGYGHGKRVDRYRADDWGNGYLLVVTDGKDNYLSSLTGMPQTKAVAPFKAPIDEDKIKIDWLPYTDEWGNKFPDGETYSLIYPEVTIPQDAYYVPLEATYNQVVTPVNYSDVVVLLESTIGIYGTGLLDAIPDDSLKAEYARQEKAGVKLNPAIFANGEWTSLYKGLTGKQYPKRYTYALTRSSIQDGPGANAIWNITNVTRSDRRYHYMTDTYAKTASKDPDVQKDFYNYFPEWKQTGNVEQDIYNYLMNKELPVEMTDEDYVNFMIWHRGLAVPAARNLDDETVQRGHKLFREIGCATCHRPSWTTGDDNYPDPNGYFKDGDSRLPRYPHQTIWPYSDMVQHRLEMKNNIRTGWCRTTPLWGRGLSLICAGHSDRLHDCRARNVIEAIMWHGASNSDARWSIDKFRELSKEDRDAIVKFIDAI encoded by the coding sequence ATGAATAAGTTATTTAAAATACACTGGCTTGCTGCTCTATGCGGCCTTACAATGCTCTCGCTAACAGCCTGTAATGACGATGACAATCCGGAAAACAAATCTCCGGAAGTCAATCCTGATATCAACGTAAATGTAGAGACCTATGCAGGCGGAGAATTGGGTACAACCTTCAACAATTCCGCTTCTGCTTATGAAGATCCTACTCCTGCAACGGAAAATGCAGGTATGACCGACAAATTCAAATATGGGGAATATTTCTTTGAACGTTCTTATACGCAGAATTCCAAACCTTTCAATGGTTTGGGACCGCTTTATATCCGCAATTCATGTATGAACTGCCACCCCGGATACGGTCATGGCAAACGGGTAGACCGTTATCGTGCTGATGACTGGGGAAATGGATATCTACTTGTTGTGACCGATGGAAAGGATAACTACCTAAGTTCTTTAACGGGAATGCCTCAAACCAAAGCTGTAGCCCCTTTCAAAGCACCAATAGATGAAGATAAGATAAAAATAGACTGGCTGCCTTACACAGACGAATGGGGAAATAAATTTCCTGACGGAGAAACATACAGTCTGATCTATCCGGAAGTGACTATTCCTCAAGATGCATACTACGTACCTTTGGAGGCTACTTATAATCAAGTTGTCACCCCTGTCAACTACTCTGATGTAGTAGTTTTGCTGGAATCTACCATTGGTATCTACGGAACCGGATTACTAGATGCCATTCCCGATGATTCGTTGAAAGCAGAATATGCACGTCAGGAAAAAGCAGGTGTAAAATTGAATCCAGCCATCTTCGCAAACGGAGAGTGGACTTCACTCTATAAGGGACTTACAGGTAAACAATATCCCAAACGTTATACTTACGCTTTGACCAGATCTTCCATACAGGATGGTCCCGGTGCCAATGCAATCTGGAACATCACCAATGTTACCCGTAGTGACCGCCGTTATCACTACATGACTGACACGTATGCCAAAACAGCCTCCAAAGACCCGGATGTACAAAAAGATTTTTATAACTATTTCCCTGAATGGAAACAGACCGGTAATGTAGAACAAGATATATACAACTATCTGATGAATAAGGAACTTCCGGTGGAAATGACAGACGAAGATTATGTAAACTTCATGATATGGCACAGAGGACTGGCAGTTCCTGCCGCACGGAATCTGGATGACGAAACAGTTCAGAGAGGTCACAAATTATTCCGTGAAATAGGCTGTGCTACCTGCCATCGTCCGTCATGGACTACAGGAGACGATAATTATCCCGATCCGAACGGATACTTCAAAGATGGTGACAGCCGTCTGCCACGCTATCCACACCAAACTATCTGGCCATATTCAGATATGGTTCAACACCGCCTGGAAATGAAGAACAATATCCGCACGGGATGGTGCCGTACCACTCCTCTTTGGGGACGCGGACTTTCCTTAATCTGTGCCGGACACAGCGACCGTTTGCATGACTGTCGTGCACGTAATGTCATTGAAGCCATTATGTGGCATGGAGCTTCAAATAGTGACGCACGCTGGAGCATTGACAAGTTCCGCGAACTCAGTAAAGAAGATCGTGACGCCATCGTCAAATTTATTGATGCCATTTAA
- a CDS encoding imelysin family protein, with protein MKSLLKFPLLVAVATMMSCSFSACSDNDDPTPDTGTSETDAKFEAIAKQYLDHTVYVTYKNLADETEQLVKDLQALKSSKTDANVKATCETFLEARAWWEKSEAFLYGAATDFGIDPHIDSWPLDLDGLQTALKNTEQVEAMGGEDGDIYAGEKLGNSLLGFHGIEYILFEDGSPKSVSKISDLHLTYAVAVAGDLRNRCWQLELSWRGESAVNADRVAKVANELELPYTVNSGEYSYGENMLNAGKAGSTYASWTLAMQAIIDGCKTIADEVGTSKIGKPYSGEDPAYIESPYSHKSILDFYDNIISIQNAYMGGIENERDETNSLHNYIAGVDKELDTKVVNAINNALTKINAMAAPFVNNIKDPSAGEAIKACQDLDAILSDVKTVLRNN; from the coding sequence ATGAAAAGTTTGTTAAAATTCCCCTTACTTGTTGCTGTAGCAACAATGATGAGTTGCAGTTTCAGCGCATGCAGTGATAACGATGATCCGACTCCGGATACCGGTACGTCCGAAACAGATGCAAAATTCGAAGCAATCGCAAAACAGTATCTTGATCACACGGTATATGTTACTTACAAGAACCTGGCTGATGAAACCGAACAGCTAGTAAAAGATTTACAAGCATTAAAAAGCAGCAAGACTGATGCAAATGTAAAAGCTACCTGCGAAACCTTCCTTGAAGCACGTGCATGGTGGGAAAAGAGTGAAGCTTTCCTGTATGGGGCAGCTACCGATTTCGGTATCGACCCGCATATTGACTCATGGCCTTTGGACTTGGACGGATTACAGACCGCACTGAAAAATACGGAACAGGTAGAAGCAATGGGTGGTGAAGACGGAGATATTTATGCCGGCGAGAAATTGGGTAATTCTTTATTAGGATTTCATGGTATTGAATACATCCTTTTCGAAGATGGTAGCCCCAAATCAGTTTCTAAAATCAGTGACTTACATCTGACTTACGCCGTAGCTGTAGCTGGTGATTTGCGTAACCGTTGCTGGCAGCTGGAACTTTCATGGAGAGGCGAAAGTGCTGTCAATGCCGACCGTGTCGCTAAAGTCGCAAATGAGTTAGAACTGCCTTACACTGTAAACAGTGGTGAATATTCTTATGGTGAGAATATGCTGAATGCAGGAAAAGCAGGTAGTACATACGCCAGCTGGACATTGGCCATGCAAGCTATCATTGACGGCTGCAAGACTATCGCAGATGAAGTAGGAACTTCTAAAATAGGAAAACCTTATAGCGGAGAAGACCCTGCTTATATAGAATCACCATACAGTCACAAGTCCATTCTAGACTTTTATGACAACATCATCAGTATTCAGAATGCTTACATGGGCGGTATAGAAAATGAACGTGACGAAACCAACTCACTACACAACTATATTGCCGGAGTAGATAAAGAACTGGATACAAAAGTTGTAAATGCCATAAACAATGCTCTGACCAAAATCAATGCCATGGCAGCTCCATTTGTAAACAATATTAAAGATCCAAGTGCAGGTGAAGCAATTAAAGCTTGTCAGGATCTTGATGCCATATTGTCTGATGTTAAAACAGTTTTAAGAAACAATTAA
- a CDS encoding rhomboid family intramembrane serine protease → MKLEIQKILLAFALPLLLLFILYTLRTMESVMNWDFITWGIYPRETKGIMGIFTSPLIHADWGHLFANTFPLLFLLWCLLYFYRDLGIGILFFIWIVSGILTFIIGKPGWHIGASSIIYSLAFFLFFSGILRKHVPLVALSLLVTFLYGSLVWNMFPQFASSTTSWEGHLGGAAAGIAAAILFRHKGPQQPELFIDEEEEDNSSHPENEEVITNPDQEKKND, encoded by the coding sequence ATGAAACTTGAAATTCAAAAAATTCTATTGGCTTTTGCTCTTCCGTTATTACTTCTTTTCATTCTGTACACCCTGCGTACAATGGAAAGTGTCATGAATTGGGATTTTATCACCTGGGGCATATATCCCAGAGAAACCAAAGGAATAATGGGGATTTTCACTTCTCCATTGATACACGCTGATTGGGGACATTTATTTGCGAACACTTTTCCTCTTCTTTTTTTATTATGGTGTCTGCTCTACTTTTATCGTGATTTGGGCATTGGTATACTTTTTTTCATCTGGATAGTCAGTGGAATACTTACATTTATAATAGGCAAGCCGGGATGGCATATAGGTGCCAGCAGTATAATTTATTCACTCGCCTTTTTTCTGTTCTTCAGTGGCATTCTCCGCAAACACGTCCCTTTAGTAGCCCTGTCGTTGCTTGTCACTTTTCTATATGGCAGTCTGGTATGGAACATGTTCCCGCAGTTCGCCTCCTCCACCACTTCTTGGGAGGGACACTTGGGGGGCGCGGCGGCCGGAATAGCCGCAGCCATATTGTTCAGACACAAAGGCCCCCAACAACCGGAACTTTTCATTGACGAGGAAGAGGAAGACAACAGCAGTCATCCGGAAAACGAAGAAGTCATTACGAATCCGGACCAAGAAAAAAAGAATGACTAA
- a CDS encoding glycogen debranching enzyme N-terminal domain-containing protein has protein sequence MSYLRFDKTLMTNLGESLPKEILRTNRSGAYHCTTIVDCNTRKYHGLLVIPVPELDDENHVLLSSLDETVIQHGAEFNLGLHKYQGDNYSPRGHKYIREFECEKVPTTIYRVGGVILKKEKLFVHHENRILIRYTLLEAHSATTLRLRPFLAFRSVRQYTHENAQASRDYQEVDNGIKTCMYPGYPELYMQLNKKNEFHYQPDWYRGIEYPKEQERGYDFNEDLYVPGYFEVDIKKGESIVFSGGVSEASTRTLKRTFEEEVEERTPRDNFQHCLINAAHQFLNKQGNEFYILAGYPWFKCRARDMFISLPGLTLAIDEVAKFEMVMETARKAIHDFINDEPDDVKVYEMEHPDVLLWAVWCIQQYAKMVSRDQCREKYGTLLQDIMEYLRRENHPNLFLHSNGLLYANGTEKAITWMNSTANGRPVIPRTGYIVEINALWYNALRFTSELLSEGGNNNLADALNVLAEKTGKAFVDTFLNEYGYLLDYVDGNMMDWSVRPNMIFTVAFDYSPLDARQKKGVLDIVTKELLTPKGLRSLSPKSGGYNPNYVGPQMQRDYAYHQGTAWPWLAGFYFEAYLRIYKMSGIGFVERQLIGYEDEMTSHCIGSIPELFDGNPPFKGRGAVSFAMNVAEILRVLYLLSKYNY, from the coding sequence ATGAGTTACTTACGATTTGACAAGACTCTTATGACGAACCTCGGGGAATCATTACCGAAAGAAATTCTCCGCACAAACCGTTCAGGGGCTTACCATTGTACAACCATTGTTGATTGCAATACGAGAAAATATCATGGATTGCTTGTCATTCCGGTGCCTGAACTGGATGATGAAAACCATGTATTGCTATCGTCGTTGGATGAAACAGTGATACAACACGGCGCTGAATTTAATCTGGGACTTCATAAGTATCAGGGCGACAATTACAGCCCAAGGGGACACAAGTATATCCGGGAATTCGAGTGTGAGAAAGTTCCTACCACTATATATCGGGTAGGTGGTGTGATTCTGAAGAAGGAAAAGCTTTTCGTTCATCATGAAAATAGAATTTTAATCCGTTATACTTTGTTGGAGGCACATTCGGCCACTACGTTGCGTTTGCGTCCGTTTCTGGCTTTCCGCAGTGTCCGTCAGTATACTCATGAGAACGCACAAGCCAGTCGTGACTATCAGGAGGTGGATAATGGAATTAAGACATGCATGTATCCGGGCTATCCCGAATTATATATGCAATTGAACAAGAAGAACGAATTCCACTATCAGCCGGATTGGTATCGGGGAATTGAGTATCCCAAAGAGCAGGAGAGAGGATATGATTTTAATGAAGATTTGTACGTCCCGGGTTATTTTGAAGTGGACATAAAGAAAGGTGAAAGCATCGTCTTTTCAGGAGGTGTGTCCGAGGCCAGTACCCGTACATTAAAGAGAACCTTTGAAGAAGAGGTGGAAGAACGTACTCCACGTGATAATTTCCAGCACTGTCTGATAAATGCTGCTCATCAGTTCTTGAATAAACAAGGAAATGAGTTTTATATTCTGGCAGGATATCCGTGGTTTAAATGCCGTGCGCGCGATATGTTTATTTCCCTGCCGGGACTGACATTGGCGATTGATGAAGTGGCTAAGTTTGAAATGGTGATGGAAACGGCCCGCAAGGCAATTCATGACTTTATTAATGATGAGCCTGATGATGTTAAAGTGTACGAAATGGAGCATCCTGATGTTTTGCTTTGGGCGGTGTGGTGTATCCAGCAATATGCCAAGATGGTGTCGCGCGACCAATGCCGTGAGAAATATGGTACATTGTTGCAAGACATTATGGAGTACCTTCGCCGGGAGAATCATCCGAATCTTTTCTTGCATTCCAATGGTCTGCTATATGCCAACGGCACAGAAAAGGCTATCACATGGATGAATTCTACCGCAAACGGACGCCCTGTGATTCCTCGTACAGGCTATATCGTAGAAATTAATGCTTTGTGGTATAATGCTTTACGCTTTACAAGTGAACTATTGAGCGAAGGTGGAAACAATAATTTGGCTGATGCGTTAAATGTATTGGCAGAAAAGACGGGGAAGGCTTTCGTGGATACTTTCTTGAATGAGTATGGTTATTTACTGGATTATGTGGATGGCAATATGATGGACTGGAGCGTGCGTCCGAACATGATATTTACTGTAGCATTCGACTATTCTCCGCTTGATGCCCGTCAGAAGAAAGGGGTGTTGGACATTGTGACCAAAGAACTGCTTACCCCGAAAGGGCTCCGTTCGCTCAGCCCGAAGAGTGGTGGTTACAACCCAAATTATGTAGGTCCTCAGATGCAGCGTGATTATGCTTATCATCAAGGTACCGCATGGCCCTGGCTGGCAGGCTTCTATTTTGAAGCTTACCTTCGTATTTATAAGATGAGTGGTATAGGATTTGTGGAGCGTCAGCTGATAGGCTACGAAGACGAAATGACTTCTCATTGTATTGGCTCTATACCTGAACTGTTTGATGGTAACCCGCCTTTCAAAGGTCGTGGAGCTGTATCATTCGCTATGAATGTGGCAGAGATATTGCGAGTATTATATTTATTGAGTAAATACAATTATTGA
- a CDS encoding glycosyltransferase, whose translation MKVLMFGWEFPPKIYGGLAVASYGITKGLSLQGDMETTFCLPKPCGDEEKFLNIIGMNQVPIVWRDVNYDYLKSRLSTSTPEQYYAFRDHIYSDFSYMHVNDLGCMEFAGGYPGNLHDEINNFSIIAGVVARQQEFDIIHAHDWLTYPAGVHAKLVSGKPLCIHVHATDFDRSRGKVNPTVYAMEKNGMDHADCIMCVSELTRQTVIHQYHQDPRKCFAMHNAVYPLSQDLLDIPRPDHSKEKVVTFLGRITMQKGPEYFVEAAALVLKRTRNIRFVMAGSGDMLDAMINLAAERGIADRFHFPGFQRGRQVYEAYKNSDVFVMPSVSEPFGIAPLEAMQCGTPSIISKQSGCGEILDKVIKTDYWDINAMADAIYSICTNPSLFQYLQEEGKKEVDGITWEKVGLRIRALYEQVLKNYGK comes from the coding sequence ATGAAAGTATTAATGTTTGGATGGGAATTTCCTCCCAAAATATATGGTGGTCTTGCTGTAGCATCTTACGGTATAACAAAAGGTTTGAGCCTGCAAGGTGATATGGAAACAACCTTCTGTTTGCCCAAACCTTGCGGCGACGAAGAAAAGTTTCTGAACATTATAGGCATGAACCAAGTGCCCATTGTGTGGCGTGATGTGAATTACGATTACTTAAAGTCACGTCTTTCGACTTCGACTCCGGAACAGTATTATGCTTTCCGTGATCATATCTATTCTGATTTCTCGTACATGCACGTCAATGACCTGGGGTGTATGGAGTTTGCCGGCGGCTATCCGGGAAACCTTCATGATGAGATCAATAATTTTTCTATTATTGCAGGGGTGGTTGCGCGCCAGCAAGAATTTGATATTATCCATGCGCACGACTGGCTGACTTATCCGGCTGGTGTGCATGCCAAGCTGGTAAGTGGCAAACCTTTGTGTATCCATGTGCATGCTACTGATTTTGACCGTTCGCGCGGTAAGGTGAATCCTACGGTATATGCTATGGAAAAGAATGGCATGGATCATGCCGACTGTATTATGTGTGTGTCCGAGCTGACCCGTCAGACAGTTATTCACCAATATCATCAAGACCCGCGCAAATGTTTTGCCATGCACAATGCCGTTTATCCGCTTTCGCAAGATTTGCTGGACATTCCTCGTCCTGATCATTCGAAAGAAAAAGTGGTGACTTTCCTGGGGCGTATCACGATGCAGAAAGGACCCGAGTATTTTGTGGAAGCCGCCGCATTGGTCTTGAAGCGTACCCGTAATATCCGTTTTGTAATGGCAGGATCGGGAGACATGCTGGATGCCATGATCAATCTGGCTGCGGAACGAGGTATTGCAGACCGTTTTCACTTCCCGGGGTTCCAGCGTGGGCGTCAGGTTTATGAAGCATATAAAAACAGTGATGTATTCGTAATGCCTTCTGTGTCAGAACCTTTTGGTATTGCTCCTTTGGAGGCTATGCAGTGCGGAACTCCTTCTATCATCTCAAAACAATCGGGTTGCGGTGAAATTTTGGATAAAGTAATCAAGACCGATTATTGGGATATCAACGCAATGGCCGATGCCATCTATTCAATTTGTACGAATCCTTCTCTTTTCCAATATCTGCAGGAAGAAGGAAAGAAAGAAGTGGATGGCATTACATGGGAGAAAGTCGGCTTGAGAATCCGTGCCCTCTATGAGCAGGTGTTAAAAAACTATGGTAAATAA
- a CDS encoding glycoside hydrolase family 57 protein, giving the protein MKTICLYFEIHQIIHLKRYRCFDIGRDHYYYDDYENERGISDIAERSYIPALSALIEMAKNHGDTFKVALSISGVALEQLEVHAPGVIELLHQLNETGCCEFLCEPYSHGLSSLANEDCFREEVERMRTKIKQIFGKEPKVFRNSSLIYSNDIGATIADMGFKGMLTEGAKHILGWKSPHYLYHCAMNPNLKLLLRDFKLSDDISLRFSNSEWNEYPLFADKYIDWIAALPEEEQVINIFMELSALGIAQPLSSNILEFMKALPVCAKERGVTFSTPTDIITKLKSVDQVDVPYPMSWVDEERDISPWLGNVMQREAFNKLYSVAERVHLCDDRRIKQDWDYLQASNNFRFMTTKNTGIWLNRGIYDSPYDAFTNYMNILGDFISRVNSLYPVDMDNEELNSLLTTIKNQGEELVALNKEVERLQAKLEKAEGKKASAVKKEPAAKKPAAAKKAAAKKPVAKKAASKKEE; this is encoded by the coding sequence ATGAAAACAATATGTCTTTATTTTGAAATACATCAAATTATCCATCTGAAACGCTATCGCTGTTTTGATATAGGCCGTGACCATTATTATTATGATGATTATGAAAATGAGCGCGGCATCAGTGATATAGCCGAACGCTCGTATATTCCTGCGCTGAGTGCGTTGATTGAAATGGCAAAGAATCACGGTGATACTTTCAAGGTGGCTTTGTCTATCTCGGGTGTGGCGCTGGAACAGTTGGAAGTGCATGCGCCTGGTGTAATCGAGTTGTTGCATCAGTTGAATGAGACCGGATGTTGCGAATTCTTGTGCGAACCTTATTCTCACGGTCTTTCCTCATTGGCTAATGAAGATTGTTTCCGCGAAGAAGTGGAACGTATGCGTACCAAGATTAAACAAATATTTGGCAAGGAGCCGAAAGTATTCCGTAACTCCAGCTTGATTTATTCGAATGATATTGGCGCTACGATAGCTGATATGGGCTTTAAAGGTATGTTGACTGAAGGTGCAAAACATATTTTGGGTTGGAAGAGTCCGCACTATCTGTATCATTGCGCCATGAATCCGAACTTGAAGTTATTGCTTCGCGATTTCAAATTGTCTGATGACATCAGTCTGCGTTTCTCTAATTCCGAATGGAATGAATATCCGTTGTTTGCCGACAAATATATAGATTGGATTGCAGCTTTGCCGGAGGAGGAACAGGTTATCAATATTTTCATGGAACTTTCTGCTTTGGGTATCGCCCAGCCATTGTCTTCCAATATTCTGGAATTTATGAAAGCACTGCCTGTCTGCGCAAAAGAAAGAGGGGTTACTTTCTCTACTCCGACCGATATCATTACCAAACTGAAATCTGTGGATCAGGTGGATGTTCCTTATCCTATGTCATGGGTAGACGAGGAACGCGATATCAGTCCGTGGTTAGGCAATGTGATGCAGCGTGAGGCTTTCAATAAACTTTATAGTGTGGCAGAACGTGTTCATTTGTGCGATGATCGCCGTATTAAGCAGGATTGGGATTATTTGCAGGCAAGTAATAATTTCCGCTTCATGACCACTAAGAATACCGGTATTTGGTTGAATCGTGGAATTTATGATTCTCCGTATGATGCTTTCACCAACTACATGAATATTTTGGGTGATTTTATAAGTCGTGTCAATTCGTTGTATCCGGTGGATATGGATAACGAAGAATTAAATTCGTTGCTTACTACCATTAAGAACCAGGGCGAGGAATTGGTGGCTTTGAACAAGGAAGTGGAGAGATTGCAGGCTAAACTGGAGAAAGCTGAAGGCAAGAAGGCTTCTGCCGTAAAGAAAGAACCTGCTGCCAAGAAACCGGCGGCGGCAAAGAAAGCGGCGGCAAAGAAGCCGGTTGCCAAGAAAGCTGCTTCGAAGAAAGAAGAATAA